One genomic window of Methanomicrobia archaeon includes the following:
- a CDS encoding DNA-directed RNA polymerase subunit P, with amino-acid sequence MGYYCLRCKRPVEIHEEGYQGVRCPYCGYRALRKERPTVVVKKLKAV; translated from the coding sequence ATGGGGTATTATTGTTTGCGGTGCAAAAGGCCTGTCGAGATACACGAAGAGGGCTATCAGGGCGTCCGTTGTCCTTACTGCGGGTATAGAGCGCTAAGGAAGGAGCGCCCCACCGTCGTGGTGAAGAAACTGAAGGCCGTATGA
- a CDS encoding 50S ribosomal protein L37ae, with protein MVRKQKRKKGKKTKSAGRFGVRYGRKIRKAITAIEDRTRAAHTCPRCERPAVKRIGTGIWKCAKCGYTFTGGTYVPHTPLGITAQRTIKRLGERGAEISLEGSEQNAEAESVVSAGGE; from the coding sequence ATGGTAAGGAAGCAGAAGAGAAAGAAGGGCAAAAAGACGAAATCCGCAGGTAGGTTCGGCGTGCGCTACGGGCGAAAGATACGGAAAGCAATAACAGCGATAGAAGACCGGACACGAGCTGCGCATACCTGCCCACGATGCGAGCGGCCAGCAGTGAAGCGAATTGGCACGGGTATATGGAAATGTGCCAAATGTGGCTATACGTTCACCGGTGGGACCTACGTTCCGCATACGCCCCTCGGAATCACCGCGCAGCGGACCATTAAACGGCTGGGAGAGCGTGGTGCTGAGATCAGCCTGGAAGGCAGCGAGCAAAATGCGGAAGCCGAAAGTGTAGTAAGTGCGGGAGGTGAATAA
- a CDS encoding DEAD/DEAH box helicase translates to MKLADLNLEGGMAALIGNSAVKELELYPPQEEAIRAGLLDTTKNFVIATPTASGKTLLAELAMLQSILTESGKCLYVVPLNALAYEKYQNFKEKYGSVARVGISTGDYESSSRYLERYDIIILTLEKLDSLTRVKPGWLRTISVVVVDEVHVVGEDKRGPRLEGAMARFMSFNPSARFIALSATIANVEEFGNWLHATIIKSEWRPVPLKEEIFLAKDDREIIERVLADIKQGSQVLVFVNTKRGAASFARKVAAQLKLAASAELDKLAEKVDIGVDDLAEIVRCGVAYHNSWLHPEQRRAIEDSFRNRMLKVICCTPTLAMGVSLPAKTVLIRNYKFFTLGRGVEPMPLFWIKQVFGRAGRPEHDDYGTGIIVARNEDAFEEIQSVYMQGDLERIESRFSAETMTEQILATIVAGAKRVEQILDFLNSTFYACQNSGDIAFLELELEDILEDLERKGFIELDGEDTIRATPFGTLASRLYLSTNSALELRDGIRALSEMERDGRVTVSDFDLLLLLCKCEEIVPVNVKNAFEIATVLSNNIEWVYSGAHALGSAIVTQAWIDELTYFEMKDKFGTYPGEIHNNIYNQGWMAYAGSRIAEYLQDEHMYARLRALHDRIKHGVRPELLGLVTIKGVGRVIARGLYAAGFRNPREVAEANLARLEKVPGVGAKRAVKIKEEAVRQLKL, encoded by the coding sequence ATGAAACTCGCAGATTTGAACTTAGAAGGAGGAATGGCAGCTCTCATAGGTAATAGCGCGGTAAAAGAGTTGGAGTTGTACCCACCGCAGGAGGAGGCGATACGAGCCGGCCTGCTCGACACAACCAAGAATTTCGTCATCGCCACGCCCACGGCAAGCGGAAAAACGCTGTTAGCCGAGTTAGCGATGCTGCAATCAATCTTGACCGAATCCGGGAAATGTCTGTACGTCGTGCCTCTGAACGCGCTGGCATACGAGAAATATCAAAATTTTAAGGAGAAATACGGCTCCGTTGCACGGGTAGGGATTTCAACCGGCGATTATGAAAGCTCCTCGCGATACCTTGAGCGTTACGACATCATCATCCTCACGCTGGAGAAGCTGGATTCACTCACGCGGGTAAAACCCGGCTGGTTACGAACTATTTCAGTAGTGGTGGTGGACGAGGTGCACGTGGTCGGCGAGGACAAGCGAGGGCCACGGTTAGAAGGTGCAATGGCGCGTTTCATGAGTTTCAATCCTTCCGCACGGTTTATCGCGTTATCTGCAACCATAGCGAACGTCGAAGAGTTTGGAAACTGGCTGCATGCGACTATTATTAAATCAGAATGGCGACCGGTGCCTTTAAAGGAAGAGATCTTCCTGGCGAAGGACGATCGCGAAATAATCGAGCGAGTGCTCGCGGATATAAAACAGGGGTCGCAGGTGCTCGTGTTTGTGAATACGAAACGAGGTGCGGCATCCTTTGCGCGCAAGGTAGCAGCGCAGTTGAAACTGGCGGCGAGCGCAGAGCTGGATAAGCTCGCGGAGAAGGTTGATATTGGCGTGGACGACCTTGCGGAGATCGTGCGATGCGGCGTGGCGTACCACAACTCGTGGTTGCATCCCGAGCAGCGCAGAGCGATAGAAGACAGCTTCCGCAACAGGATGTTGAAAGTCATCTGCTGCACACCTACATTGGCAATGGGCGTCTCGTTACCGGCGAAAACGGTATTAATCAGGAATTATAAGTTCTTCACACTTGGCCGAGGGGTTGAGCCGATGCCGTTATTCTGGATAAAGCAGGTGTTCGGTCGCGCAGGCCGGCCGGAGCACGATGACTACGGCACGGGAATAATCGTAGCGCGAAACGAGGACGCGTTCGAAGAGATCCAGAGCGTGTATATGCAGGGCGATTTGGAACGGATCGAATCACGGTTTTCCGCGGAAACGATGACCGAGCAGATACTTGCAACGATCGTCGCCGGTGCAAAGCGAGTAGAGCAGATCCTCGATTTTCTTAACAGCACCTTTTATGCATGCCAGAATAGCGGCGACATAGCTTTTTTGGAACTGGAGCTGGAGGACATCCTGGAGGACCTGGAGAGAAAAGGCTTTATCGAGCTGGACGGTGAGGATACAATACGAGCTACGCCGTTCGGGACGCTCGCCTCACGGCTCTACCTGTCTACGAACTCGGCTCTGGAGCTGCGTGACGGCATACGAGCTTTAAGCGAGATGGAACGAGACGGGCGCGTAACCGTATCGGATTTCGACCTCCTACTCCTCTTATGTAAATGCGAGGAGATCGTTCCGGTGAATGTGAAGAATGCGTTCGAAATAGCAACGGTTCTGAGTAACAATATCGAGTGGGTTTACAGCGGTGCTCATGCGCTGGGCAGCGCGATCGTCACACAAGCGTGGATAGATGAGCTTACGTACTTCGAGATGAAGGACAAGTTTGGCACGTATCCCGGCGAGATCCACAATAATATCTACAATCAGGGCTGGATGGCCTATGCCGGCTCGAGGATCGCGGAGTATCTTCAGGACGAGCACATGTACGCGCGGTTGCGTGCGTTACACGATCGGATAAAGCACGGTGTGAGACCCGAATTGCTCGGGTTGGTGACCATAAAGGGCGTCGGTCGAGTGATCGCACGCGGGTTGTACGCAGCAGGGTTCAGGAACCCGCGCGAAGTGGCAGAAGCCAATCTGGCACGGTTGGAAAAGGTTCCGGGCGTTGGCGCGAAACGAGCGGTGAAGATAAAGGAGGAGGCGGTGCGGCAATTAAAATTGTAG